A segment of the Salvelinus sp. IW2-2015 linkage group LG23, ASM291031v2, whole genome shotgun sequence genome:
tggtaggatggtcagttttacaagggtatgtttggcagcatgagtgaaggatgctttgttgtggaataagagccaattctagatttaactttggattggagatgtttgatgtgagtctggaaggagagtttacagtctaaccagacacctaggtatttgtagttgtccacatattctaagtcagagccgtccagagtagtgatgttggacaggcgggcaggtgcaggcagcgaggtttgaagagcatgcatttagttttactgtatttaagagcaaatggaggccacggaaggagagttgtatggcattgaagctcgcctggagggttgttaacacagtgtcaaaagaagggccagaagtatacagaatagtgtcgtctgcgtagaggtggatcagagaatcacaccagcagcaagagcgacatcattgatgtatattcggtccaagaattgaaccctgtggcaccccatagagactgccagaggcccggacaacagaccctccgatttgacacactgaactcgatcagagaagtagttggtaaaccaggcgaggcaatcattagagaaaccaaggctgtcgagtctgccgatgaggatgtggtgattgacagagtcaaaagccttggccaggtcaatgaatacggctgcacagtattgtttcctatcgatggcggttaagatatcgtttatgaccttgagcgtgctgaggtgcacccatgaccagctctgaaaccagattgcatagcggagaaggtatggtgggtaatctgtttgttgacttggctttcgaagacttagaaaggcagggtaggatagatataggtctgtagctgttagggtcaagagtgtcacccctttgaagaggggttagtaattaggttagtattgtggaataactccaattttgttgatccatcctcagttttctcctatcacagccattactactctgtaactgttttaaattcaccattggcctcatggtgaaatccctgctggtttcctctctctccagcaactgagttaggaaggacacctgtatttttGGAGTGGCTGGgatattgatgcaccatccaaagtgtaattaagaacttcaccaagctcaaagggatattcaatgtctttttttttcttcttttttttggcTAGCCATAacagtggttgaatacttattgactcaagacatttcagcttttacattttgtatttcatttgtCAAATGtcaaacacaattccactttgacattatgggttattgtgtgtaggccagtgacaaaacaatctAAATGCAATCCATGTTAAAATCAAGCTGTaacacacaaaatgtggaaaaagtcaagtggtgtgaatactttctgaaggcactgtagatgccATATTTGCTGAGGCACActgtgaatgtacagttgaagtcggaatttacatacacttaggttggagtcattaactcgtttttcaaccactcacaaatttgttaacaaactatagttttggcagcgcgttagaacatctactttgtgcatgacacaagtaatttttccaacaattgtttacagacagattatttcacttatattaacacactgtatcacagttccagtgggtcagaagtttacatacactaagttgactgtgccttttaacagcttggaaaatttctgaaaatggatgtcatggctttagaagcttctcatagTCTAATTGgcatgagtcaattggaggtatacctgtggatgtaatttcaaggcctaccttcgaactcagtgtcctttgcttgacatcataggaaaatcaaaagaaatcagccaagacttcagaattttttttgtagacctccacaagtctggttcatccttgggagcaatttccaaatgcccgaaggtacccacttcatctgtacaacaatagtacgcaggtataaacaccatgggaccacgcagctgtcataccgctcaggaaggagacgcgttctgtctcctagatgaacgtactttgatgagAAAGTCacaatcaatcacagaacaacagcaaaggaccatgtgaagatgctggagaaacaggtacaaaagtatctacatccacggtaaaacgagtcctataccgacataacctgacaggccgctagcagcaaggaagaagccactgcctccaaaactgccataaaaaaaagcctgactatgatttgcaactgcacatggggacaaagattgtactttttgagagatgcttctggtctgatgaaacaaaaaatagactgtttgccataatgaccattgttatgtttggagaaaaaacatcccaactgtgaagcacggggtggcaacatcatgttgtgggggtgctttgctgcaggaggactggtgcacttcacaaaatagatggcatcatgaggcaggaaaattaggtggatttattgaagcaacatctcaagacatcagtcaggaagttcaagcttggtcgcaaataggtcttccaaatggacaatgaccccaagcatacttccaaagttgtgcgcaaatggcttaaggacaacaaagtcaaggtattgagggggccatcacaagccctgacctcaatcccatagaaaatctgtgggcagaactgaaaaagcgtgtgcgagcaaggaggcctacaaacctgactcagttacaccagctctgtcaggaggaatgggccaaaattcccccaacttattgtgggacgcttgtggaaggctacccaaaacgtttgacccaagttaaacaatttaaaggcaatgctactaaatactaattgagtgtatgtaaacttgtgacccactgggaatgtgaaatgaataaaagctgaaataaatcattctctactattattctgacatttcacattcttaaaataaagtggtgatcctaactgacctaagacagggaatttttactaggattaaatgtcaagaattgttaaactgagtttaaatgtatttggccaaggtgtatgtaaaacttccgactttaactgtacttGATGTGAAAGTTCTGTTTTCTGTTCTGCAGCTTCTATCTGGCAGAGATTTCCATGGCTTTGGGACACCTGCATCTGAAAGGCATCATCTACAGAGACCTGAAGCCAGAGAACATCATGCTCAGCAACAACGGTCACGTCAAGCTCACAGACTTTGGCCTGTGTAAAGAATCAATCCATGACGGCACTGTTACTCACACCTTCTGTGGCACCATAGAATACATGCAAGTTATGGTCCTAATCATTAATCAATTAAAAGTTAATGCCAGCCTCCGAGTCTGTTGTAAACGTCCCATCTCCTCAGAGCAATACTTTACGTACTCTTTTGTTTGAGGAAATTTGTGTTTGGTTGCATATTGTGTAGGCTTACCTGACTGTCCTCCTCACCCACTCCCCTCCCATCTGTCACTTCAGGGCCCCAGAGATCCTGATGAGGAGTGGACACAACCGGGCTGTAGACTGGTGGAGCCTGGGAGCTCTCATGTACGACATGCTGACAGGAGCAGTGAGTACAACTCTTCTTTCAAGAGAAACATTGATTTTCTTTAAAACGTATGTACTCTGTACAAGACAACATCAACATTTGATTGATCAATATTTATGTTTAACCTCAGCGGGACACAATGTCAGTATTGTAGTTGGATATAGCTTTTATGTTACTCCACAGCCACCATTCACTGGGGAAAACAGGAAGAAGACCATTGACAAAATCTTAAAGTGCAAACTGAACCTGCCACCTTACCTCACACAAGAAGCTAGGGACCTTCTGAAAAAGGTAAGGGTGTTAGATGTTCAACTGCCCCAGTTCTAATAGGGTTTTGATGGCATTTCAGGTAGGCTCTGCCTTCTGATTGTCTAATGCTgggctcttcaaccctgttcctgaaaagctaccgtcctgtagtgctgagcgatttgtTTGAGGTCGGTTATATTATTCAAAAATAATCACGTTTTTTTATTTCTGTTTCgatcattttaaaacattaaatgtattataattttaaaacattaaatgtattatgtgggttgaatgctgtaacagaataaaacaattaaagtcctatgatggtagtgactgtccattactgctcatcacttattaaccataatttattgaCATTAacttactttaataaaatatttcagttttatttgatagctttattatttcattccaagtcatctcatctctatagatatgctgtctgacaaaatcactattttgtagttcttcaaagtaaataaggcaaaCTTTTTTATGAAGGTCTCTTTCGTAGCAGGCATTaaagaaacacagaccggacaaatggaatatggtcattgtagttaattaccacatttttatgcactaaactatgtagaatattggcctgttggaaactgRAACTCCCTACTACATAaagcacagttcaggctggatctgatatCTCAAAATAAACTTGTTTaatgtgtgcattgagctcacagaagggGAGTGGATaacgaaatggaattcaagtCATTGAACCTACTATAATTTAaagtttttgctccaaccctaatctagcacacctgattctagtaAATAGCTGGTTGATACGctaaatcaggttagttacaactgggtttGGAGTgcacctacaggagggtagctttccaggaacagtgttggagGACCCTGGTCTAATGTAACACAAGTCAGATCAAATGAAGACTGAGGAGCAGACTTGCATTACCTGTCACTCCCTTTGTTCCAGCTGCTGAAACGCAATGCCTCGTTACGGCTGGGGGCAGGCCCAGGAGACTCCTCAGAAATTCAGGTAATACAGTTTAAACAGACCTGTTGTAGGATTATTAGAACATTGTTGAAGGTGGTAAAAAGAGCAACCTTCATGTGTTGTGGCTTTCTCTCTGGGAAAAGTAAAGTTATTCTGTCCGCTTCTCCAGAGCCACCCGTTTTTCAGGCATATTAATTGGGATGATCTTCTCGCTCGCAAAGTGGAGCCTCCATTCAAGCCTTTTCTGGTGAGCCGTCATTCCTTATTCATAGCATTTCCATTGTGAACAGCACCTGTGCCTACCAAGTCCTCCTTGACCCACAGAGACTAGAGGTTAACCggtttccttctttccttccgtTGCAGCAATCAGCTGATGACGTGAGCCAGTTTGACTCCAAGTTCACTAGCCAGACTCCCGTGGACAGCCCTGATGACTCCACGCTCAGCGAAAGTGCCAATCAAGTCTTCCTGGTAGGCTGCCTACTGCTTACTCTGCACATTCCATTTGGTCTTGtgtttgtgcgcgtgtgtttTACTGTGTGCACGGCTGCACGTAAACGGGTAGGCAGAAGCTACACTGTTTTTTCTCTTTTTGAGACAAACAAAAATAGTTGGTTATTGCATTGCatctgttatttttttaatggaaaccAATATAGTTTAATGATGGTTTCATTGCACATCTCCTCTGGCCTATGTTGTTTTGGTTGTGATTGACCATGAGGAGAATGGCTGTAATCTTCCCTGTGACAACCTCCCCACAGGGTTTTACGTATGTAGCTCCCTCCGTCCTCGAAAACATCAAGGAGAAATTCCCCTTTGAGGCAAAAGTCAGCTCGCCAAGAAGGTTTCTGGGAAGCCCAAGAACACCAGTGAGGTaagcgtttttttttttcttcaccagTCTAATTTTCCTCTAGATTTGTGTAGAAATTGAATTTTCCCATGAAGTTGTCCTGCCAACCAGTGGTTGAATCAGTGTCATTCTGATACTCGGTTCTACTGGGATTTATCCTCACTGTTAAAATGTCACCATTCTGTCTGCCCTCCCCCAGTCAGTACTATTCTAACCTTGCCCTGTATCCTCTTCTCTTGGCCCCCCAGCCCAGTGAGGTTTGCTGTGGGGGACTGCTGGCCCCGGGCCCCCACTCAGCCTGGAACCTCGTCCCTTTGGGGTTTTGGGTCTGGAGACCAGCCCATGGAGGTTGGTGTGGAGCAGATGGCCATTTCCTCCAACGAGGTGTCTGCCCCCCTGCCTATCAGAAAGCCCTCTGGCAACACCACCACAGGCGGCCCCTTCAAGAAGCAGACCTACCCCTACCCCATCTCCAAACGGCCCAAGCACCTCCAGATGAATCTATGACACTGTTCCATCTAGAACCTCTCTTTCCTAAATCCTCCAttcacttatttttttcttttaagaGACTTATAGAAATTAAATGACTGACGGACCGTCGGCACCATTCACCAGCTCCTTCAGACGCACCTTccatccctgcctccctcctttccttctatccctgcctccctcctttccttctatccctgcctccctcctttccttctatccctgcctccctcctttccttctatccctgcctccctcctttccttctatccctgcctccctcctttccttctatccctgcctccctcctttccttctatccctgcctccctcctttccttctatccctgcctccctcctttccttccatcCCTGCCTGCCCCTCTCCCTGGTTGGGCAGCTTGGCAGCCACACAGGGCTGTCTACCCTAGCAGATATGACAAACTATAGGAGCCTCCTGTTAGGGAGAGGAGGAACTAGGGAGAGAACTCCCTCCCACCAATTAGAGCTTTAGTCAAACAGCAAGAGGTCTTGACTACTTCCTTCAGCCCTGTAGAGTATATCTGGAGGAAGAGATGAGAGCAGTGCTGCTAGATGCTGCTGTCAGATTGCGGTGTGCTTCACTGGGCTGGCTTCTCATGACACGCTGGTGCTTTGTACTTTAGGTGAGTGGGGACAGAGTGTTACTCCTGATGCAGCAGTGCTTTCCCTCACCAGGAGTGAGACGTTATTGATCAATGAAACTGGGTAATAGACTTTTAAAGCCTGAGGGTGGAGATGATTCCCCCTTAAATGCCTCTACTTCATTTTTAGAACTTGCTGACGAGGGGTTACAGGATCCATTGTAGCTGAATACAGTAGATGGAGTCAATCACAGTGACACAATGTACACAGAACACAATATTCACTGTAGACTCAATTATCCTGCTATAGTGTATTACATTGttcaatttataaaaaatatggaATCAACAATGCCTTTTCTGCTTTGTCACTTGAACATCCCATCAGGATAAATCTTGTAGAACATGTCTGGGCTGTGTTCTGTATGTAGAAAACGTATTGACACTGAGTGAAACAGGAAGGTACAACCTGAACTCGTCCAATGAGAACATCGATTTCCCTGATCCCTACTTAACATGACCCTGAGCCACGTACAGTTGCCAAGCGTTGTTGTACGTTGCCGATAGAAATGGAATGAATAAAGCTGACATGAGTCCTTCTACATATCATATTTATACCTGAacgttgtgtcctgctgaacACGCCCCACATGTGGTGTCATTGATGGAGGGGCAGCTAAAAACACGATGTGTACTATTTCAGCTGAATGCATCGCCTCCTGCCCCACTTATCCTTCAATGCTGACACTGCTTTACCAGTCTGACTGGATCTCTAGGTAGATGGAAAACCTTTATGTATGTTTTTGCGTTGAATGTAAACTGACTCGATGCCTTTTCGAGTGTCACTTACTCAGAAGACCCACATAAGTTCTCCACGATTATGATGCATGCAGGTTTATTATAATATTATGGACCTATTCTTTTTGGGCGTCTGCCAATTTGTGATTGTCAGACACCAACCGAGAGCTTGTCTTTTTTAATTGAAAGAAGCAAAGCATTGAGGCCAAATTCTCATCACCACTGCCTTTTAGTGTTTAGCTAATTGCCAGGTTGCATTTTTCTAATAATGTACCTGGCTAGGTGCTTCATGGATGCTTCCCTCAGTCTTTATGCAGCCTTGGTGATATCAGTAGGGCTAGTACCTCTGATTCCATTTTAGCTAGGGATTGTTTGAAATATGGTGTGACTTGAAGcttatgtatgcatgtatgtggtCTTTAACTGTCTTAGCCTCTGGAGAAAAGCCATTTGATCCTCCTCTTCCCCAAACAGGAACATTTGTCACATTAATAATAATCCAATTGTAAGGTTCTGTCTAGATGAAGGCAGCATGCTTCCTGAGACCTAAACTTGAAATTATTCCTTTTGTCTGGAGATGTAACTATTTGCTCCAGTGAGTTTAGATACTGTAGTTTCCCCCCACCATGGAGCTATCAGACTCACATGACCAAGATGACTAtcatgtttaagtgtgtgtgtgattttgatAAACTTGAAAATATGCCTCATTCAATAAGCAAACAATTGTACTATTCTGTATATTTTTGAACCAGGCAGTTTTATTTGGGTCGTTCTCTGGAATCTGTTAGGCCTACGTCATGACTGATAGGTTtgtagagggacacacacacacaagtcctgTTCAATACGATTGAATGCGTATCCTGACAAAGGATTTCTTATTCCAAGACTGAGGTTTATTAAAATATAAATGTTCACCCCCCTGTCTGCTTGTCAGTGAAGGAATGGACAAATTGCTTTGGCTTCAGGTTCCATTGGAGAGGATGTTTGGTGTGCTTCA
Coding sequences within it:
- the LOC111951073 gene encoding ribosomal protein S6 kinase beta-1 isoform X1, producing MAGVFDIDLDQQDENVSEDELEDGIQMSENGRQCSGFEFNMDDCEKFEISEDSVNKGTEQIRPECFELLRVLGKGGYGKVFQVRKMSGATSGKIFAMKVLKKAMIVRNAKDTAHTKAERNILEEVKHPFIVDLIYAFQTGGKLYLILEYLSGGELFMQLEREGIFMEDTACFYLAEISMALGHLHLKGIIYRDLKPENIMLSNNGHVKLTDFGLCKESIHDGTVTHTFCGTIEYMAPEILMRSGHNRAVDWWSLGALMYDMLTGAPPFTGENRKKTIDKILKCKLNLPPYLTQEARDLLKKLLKRNASLRLGAGPGDSSEIQSHPFFRHINWDDLLARKVEPPFKPFLQSADDVSQFDSKFTSQTPVDSPDDSTLSESANQVFLGFTYVAPSVLENIKEKFPFEAKVSSPRRFLGSPRTPVSPVRFAVGDCWPRAPTQPGTSSLWGFGSGDQPMEVGVEQMAISSNEVSAPLPIRKPSGNTTTGGPFKKQTYPYPISKRPKHLQMNL
- the LOC111951073 gene encoding ribosomal protein S6 kinase beta-1 isoform X2 yields the protein MAGVFDIDLDQQDENVSEDELEDGIQMSENGRQCSGFEFNMDDCEKFEISEDSVNKGTEQIRPECFELLRVLGKGGYGKVFQVRKMSGATSGKIFAMKVLKKAMIVRNAKDTAHTKAERNILEEVKHPFIVDLIYAFQTGGKLYLILEYLSGGELFMQLEREGIFMEDTACFYLAEISMALGHLHLKGIIYRDLKPENIMLSNNGHVKLTDFGLCKESIHDGTVTHTFCGTIEYMAPEILMRSGHNRAVDWWSLGALMYDMLTGAPPFTGENRKKTIDKILKCKLNLPPYLTQEARDLLKKLLKRNASLRLGAGPGDSSEIQSHPFFRHINWDDLLARKVEPPFKPFLQSADDVSQFDSKFTSQTPVDSPDDSTLSESANQVFLGFTYVAPSVLENIKEKFPFEAKVSSPRSPVRFAVGDCWPRAPTQPGTSSLWGFGSGDQPMEVGVEQMAISSNEVSAPLPIRKPSGNTTTGGPFKKQTYPYPISKRPKHLQMNL